The following are from one region of the Sandaracinus amylolyticus genome:
- a CDS encoding AAA domain-containing protein has product MTIDVEAELDRLARALHAERLGARARFREERRMLTLAQRVERGLALRDLAVTDTDAAPGGRTILWIAPRESGMRDLRIGQGDPVLLWQDDPEGPDVVRAIVSRRRSDALSVAIDGEVPEWLWTEGFRLDREAPEVTFDRGARAIERAKQAKKGSDEARSVATLLGARAPDFDAKSLDLKAFDQALEDDQRVAVQRALAARDLSLVLGPPGTGKTRTLTELVRQAVARGERVLVTAASHTAVDNLAERLVDAGENVVRIGHPARVSPAMEERTLDALLEKTDAWKLARRWTRDAEDLRRRTLNRTQRGTLRGEEKRAAWTEVRQLMRDAREYLKDAQRTILSRARVIAATAAGADAWLLENEAFDRVVLDEATQAPDPIALVALLRAPKATLAGDPHQLPPTVIAREALELGLGTTFFERLAAAQHDARVVTTLRVQHRMHEALMAFPNEATYGGVLIAAEDVRTARLEELPGIEPDASREGPFVLIDTAGRGWEEVREADDPSTRNPGNAERIAEEVRRLVARGVSPSDVGVITPYHAQVRLLRDALEPELAAGLEIATVDSFQGREKLAIVVDLVRSNDEAQLGFLEDVRRTNVAITRARRFLLVLGDAATLARHPYYAALVRHAEDTGAWLSAWSE; this is encoded by the coding sequence ATGACGATCGACGTCGAAGCCGAGCTCGATCGGCTCGCGCGCGCGCTGCACGCCGAGCGGCTCGGGGCCCGCGCCCGCTTCCGCGAGGAGCGCCGGATGCTCACGCTCGCGCAGCGCGTGGAGCGCGGCCTCGCGCTGCGCGATCTCGCGGTGACCGACACCGACGCAGCGCCGGGTGGTCGCACGATCCTGTGGATCGCGCCGCGCGAGAGCGGGATGCGCGATCTGCGGATCGGCCAGGGCGATCCGGTGCTGCTCTGGCAGGACGATCCCGAGGGGCCCGACGTGGTGCGCGCGATCGTGTCGCGACGGCGCAGCGATGCGCTCTCGGTCGCGATCGACGGCGAGGTGCCGGAGTGGCTGTGGACCGAGGGGTTCCGACTCGATCGCGAGGCGCCCGAGGTCACGTTCGATCGCGGCGCGCGCGCGATCGAGCGCGCGAAGCAGGCGAAGAAGGGCAGCGACGAGGCGAGGTCGGTCGCGACGCTGCTCGGGGCGCGCGCCCCGGACTTCGATGCGAAGTCGTTGGACCTCAAAGCATTCGACCAGGCGCTCGAGGACGATCAGCGCGTGGCGGTGCAGCGCGCGCTCGCGGCGCGGGATCTCTCGCTGGTCCTCGGGCCGCCGGGCACCGGCAAGACGCGCACGCTGACCGAGCTCGTGCGTCAGGCGGTCGCGCGCGGCGAGCGCGTGCTCGTGACCGCGGCGAGCCACACCGCGGTCGACAACCTCGCGGAGCGGCTCGTCGATGCGGGCGAGAACGTGGTGCGCATCGGGCATCCGGCGCGCGTCTCGCCGGCGATGGAGGAGCGCACGCTCGACGCGCTGCTCGAGAAGACCGACGCGTGGAAGCTCGCGCGGCGATGGACGCGCGACGCCGAGGATCTCCGTCGCCGCACGCTGAACCGCACCCAGCGCGGCACGCTGCGCGGCGAGGAGAAGCGCGCCGCGTGGACCGAGGTGCGCCAGCTGATGCGCGACGCGCGCGAGTACCTGAAGGACGCGCAGCGCACGATCCTCTCTCGGGCGCGGGTGATCGCGGCGACGGCGGCGGGCGCGGACGCGTGGCTCCTCGAGAACGAGGCGTTCGATCGCGTGGTGCTCGACGAGGCGACGCAGGCCCCCGATCCGATCGCGCTCGTCGCGCTGCTGCGTGCGCCCAAGGCGACGCTCGCGGGCGATCCGCACCAGCTGCCGCCGACGGTGATCGCACGCGAGGCGCTCGAGCTCGGGCTCGGCACGACGTTCTTCGAGCGCCTCGCCGCAGCGCAGCACGACGCGCGCGTGGTGACGACGCTGCGCGTCCAGCACCGCATGCACGAGGCGCTCATGGCGTTCCCCAACGAGGCGACGTACGGCGGCGTGCTGATCGCGGCCGAGGACGTGCGCACCGCGCGGCTCGAAGAGCTCCCGGGCATCGAGCCCGACGCCTCGCGTGAAGGTCCGTTCGTGCTGATCGACACCGCGGGGCGCGGCTGGGAAGAGGTGCGCGAGGCCGACGATCCGAGCACGCGCAATCCCGGCAACGCGGAGCGCATCGCCGAGGAGGTGCGGCGGCTCGTCGCGCGCGGCGTGTCGCCGAGCGACGTCGGTGTGATCACGCCGTACCACGCGCAGGTGCGGCTCTTGCGCGACGCGCTCGAGCCCGAGCTCGCAGCCGGGCTCGAGATCGCGACGGTCGACAGCTTCCAGGGGCGCGAGAAGCTCGCGATCGTCGTCGATCTCGTCCGCAGCAACGACGAGGCGCAGCTCGGTTTCCTCGAGGACGTGCGGCGTACCAACGTCGCGATCACGCGCGCGCGCCGGTTCCTGCTGGTGCTCGGCGATGCGGCGACGCTCGCACGACATCCGTACTACGCAGCGCTGGTGCGACACGCCGAGGACACCGGCGCGTGGCTCAGCGCGTGGAGCGAGTGA
- a CDS encoding SDR family NAD(P)-dependent oxidoreductase translates to MTNNGEQKVALITGASSGLGRAIAERLGTSGWIVGLVARRRDRLEALAREIEARGGRAHAIAGDLRESAFAAEVIESLVARTGRLDLLVNNAGAPTPASDRGTWEVASDDAFDDAFALNVRSIYRLSHDALPHLRATRGSIVNVGSAGVAANLPIDLVYLASKGAVEVMSRGMARKWAPLGVRVNVVSPGIVPTEIFQAAGLSEDAARTEVARAIGTLQPLPRPGRPEDVASAIVYLASDAAAFVTGAVLAVDGGMGVGGAS, encoded by the coding sequence ATGACCAACAACGGTGAGCAGAAGGTCGCGTTGATCACGGGCGCGAGCTCCGGGCTGGGGCGCGCGATCGCGGAGCGGCTCGGGACGTCGGGGTGGATCGTCGGGCTCGTCGCGCGCAGACGCGATCGGCTCGAGGCGCTGGCGCGCGAGATCGAGGCGCGCGGTGGGCGTGCCCACGCGATCGCGGGTGACCTGCGGGAGAGCGCGTTCGCGGCCGAGGTGATCGAGTCGCTGGTGGCGCGCACCGGGAGGCTGGACCTCTTGGTGAACAACGCAGGCGCGCCGACGCCGGCGAGCGATCGGGGCACGTGGGAGGTGGCGAGCGACGACGCGTTCGACGATGCGTTCGCGCTCAACGTGCGCTCGATCTACCGGCTCTCGCACGACGCGCTGCCGCACCTGCGCGCGACGCGCGGCTCGATCGTGAACGTCGGGTCGGCGGGGGTCGCGGCGAACCTGCCGATCGATCTCGTGTACCTCGCGAGCAAGGGCGCGGTGGAGGTGATGAGCCGCGGCATGGCGCGGAAGTGGGCGCCGCTCGGGGTGCGCGTGAACGTGGTGTCGCCGGGGATCGTGCCCACCGAGATCTTCCAGGCGGCGGGGCTCTCCGAGGACGCGGCGCGCACCGAGGTCGCGCGGGCGATCGGCACGCTGCAGCCCTTGCCGCGGCCGGGCCGGCCCGAGGACGTGGCGAGCGCGATCGTGTACCTCGCGTCCGACGCGGCAGCGTTCGTGACCGGCGCGGTGCTCGCGGTCGACGGCGGCATGGGCGTGGGAGGCGCGTCGTGA
- a CDS encoding TerB family tellurite resistance protein, whose translation MYARSPFAQEDHVLGNLDRQDRLRLMKFVCSFAWADLRIADQERSFVQKMMRKLKLDDDEAKQVQKWLELPPRADEVDPNDIPREHRALFLEMAKSIVGADGEISEEERENLALLEQLLS comes from the coding sequence GTGTATGCTCGCTCCCCTTTTGCCCAGGAGGACCACGTGCTCGGCAACCTCGACCGCCAAGACCGCCTGCGTCTGATGAAGTTCGTGTGCTCCTTCGCGTGGGCGGATCTGCGGATCGCGGATCAGGAGCGCAGCTTCGTCCAGAAGATGATGCGCAAGCTCAAGCTGGACGACGACGAGGCGAAGCAGGTCCAGAAGTGGCTCGAGCTGCCGCCGCGCGCCGACGAGGTCGATCCCAACGACATCCCGCGCGAGCACCGCGCGCTCTTCCTCGAGATGGCGAAGAGCATCGTCGGCGCGGACGGCGAGATCAGCGAGGAAGAGCGCGAGAACCTGGCGCTTCTCGAGCAGCTCCTGTCCTGA
- a CDS encoding S16 family serine protease, translated as MSALPIAEHALDPESIERALRAGRVEPFVARAERAEGVAGRRYARELAARAFSLADPGSVAIALRARARALGIEEAAIGACEETPPPHAVRVPLFDASAGEALVRMLWIEFDPAGGGGDRPALGARASAAFADALAIGAERAAPPRAVDRFRLVAARPRALEGVAIDGESLGAAALVSAVSLWSERAARSGIAVTGALRGGVIARVGAIAAKVRAARDAGCGAIVVPAEQEDEARSANAGIEIVAVGTIDALLEATLVAVRARRDPERAVREARALFAEGWRGYRWPAIDERLARVAGTLPDARPDLQIEALSRLAAARRHLGDPEGSLRVLESARAIAEREADAIPDAPLTALEQQRAMTELKLFRFRAAAQAARRAITIARRARLRGEHIKALGCAGLVEMGRRRDDAARACFDEALALTLRHAPEDAARSRVYLMEALGRLGREAEARAMWRAAMDEVAEDEPGARGKKESWVRTGWGGALVALGRWSEAREVLDVPAVHEALHEHPLPGLRARRHLGLALARGDDRDARERGLHLLASSTLAHGRALEPGLRSLAHVNVLVEAEVRVASARLDEDATARTRTALAALPTWGDAPRWLGAARGRVERALESHVELGRALQELIARCEAI; from the coding sequence TTGAGCGCGTTGCCGATCGCCGAGCACGCGCTCGATCCCGAGTCGATCGAGCGCGCGCTGCGCGCCGGGCGCGTCGAGCCCTTCGTGGCGCGCGCCGAGCGCGCCGAGGGCGTCGCCGGGCGCCGTTACGCACGCGAGCTCGCGGCGCGCGCGTTCTCGCTGGCCGATCCCGGGAGCGTCGCGATCGCGCTGCGGGCCCGGGCGCGGGCGCTCGGGATCGAAGAGGCCGCGATCGGTGCGTGCGAGGAGACGCCGCCCCCGCATGCGGTGCGCGTGCCGCTCTTCGATGCATCGGCCGGCGAGGCGCTGGTGCGGATGCTCTGGATCGAGTTCGACCCCGCGGGAGGCGGTGGCGATCGACCGGCGCTCGGCGCGCGTGCGAGCGCGGCGTTCGCGGACGCCCTGGCGATCGGTGCCGAGCGGGCGGCACCTCCGCGCGCGGTGGATCGCTTCCGGCTCGTGGCGGCGCGGCCCCGCGCGCTCGAGGGCGTGGCGATCGACGGCGAGTCGCTCGGCGCGGCGGCGCTGGTGAGCGCGGTGTCGTTGTGGAGCGAGCGCGCGGCGCGGAGCGGGATCGCGGTCACCGGTGCGCTGCGCGGCGGTGTGATCGCGCGGGTGGGCGCGATCGCCGCGAAGGTGCGCGCGGCGCGCGACGCGGGGTGCGGCGCGATCGTCGTGCCGGCGGAGCAGGAGGACGAAGCGCGCAGCGCCAACGCGGGGATCGAGATCGTCGCGGTGGGCACGATCGACGCGCTGCTCGAGGCGACGCTCGTCGCGGTGCGCGCCCGTCGCGATCCCGAGCGCGCGGTGCGCGAGGCGCGTGCGCTCTTCGCCGAGGGATGGCGCGGCTATCGATGGCCTGCGATCGACGAGCGCCTCGCGCGCGTCGCCGGCACGCTGCCCGATGCGCGGCCCGATCTGCAGATCGAAGCGCTCTCACGGCTGGCCGCCGCGCGGCGTCACCTCGGCGATCCCGAGGGCAGCCTGCGCGTGCTCGAGAGCGCGCGTGCGATCGCGGAGCGCGAGGCGGACGCGATCCCCGACGCGCCGCTCACCGCGCTCGAGCAACAGCGCGCGATGACGGAGCTGAAGCTCTTCCGGTTCCGCGCTGCAGCGCAGGCAGCGCGGCGTGCGATCACGATCGCCCGGCGTGCGCGGCTGCGCGGCGAGCACATCAAGGCGCTCGGCTGCGCGGGGCTCGTCGAGATGGGCCGGCGGCGCGACGACGCGGCACGCGCGTGCTTCGACGAGGCGCTCGCGCTGACGCTGCGCCACGCGCCCGAGGACGCAGCGCGCAGCCGCGTGTACCTCATGGAGGCGCTCGGGCGGCTCGGTCGCGAGGCCGAAGCGCGCGCGATGTGGCGCGCCGCGATGGACGAGGTCGCGGAGGACGAGCCCGGCGCGCGCGGCAAGAAGGAGAGCTGGGTGCGCACCGGATGGGGTGGGGCGCTGGTCGCGCTCGGTCGCTGGTCCGAGGCGCGCGAGGTGCTCGACGTGCCCGCGGTACACGAGGCGCTGCACGAGCATCCGCTCCCCGGACTGCGCGCGCGGCGTCATCTCGGGCTCGCGCTCGCACGAGGGGACGATCGCGACGCGCGCGAGCGTGGGCTCCACCTCCTCGCGAGCTCGACGCTCGCGCACGGTCGCGCGCTCGAGCCCGGGCTGCGCTCGCTGGCGCACGTGAACGTGCTCGTCGAGGCGGAGGTGCGCGTCGCGAGCGCACGGCTCGACGAGGACGCGACGGCGCGTACCCGCACCGCGCTCGCGGCGCTGCCGACGTGGGGCGACGCGCCTCGATGGCTGGGCGCGGCCCGGGGGCGCGTCGAGCGAGCGCTCGAGAGCCACGTCGAGCTCGGGCGCGCGCTGCAGGAGCTGATCGCGCGGTGCGAGGCGATCTGA
- a CDS encoding glutathione peroxidase: MEPIREGQRIPDLTLRVRENGQWKDVATRELFGGRNVVVFGLPGAFTPTCSTSHVPRYEELAGDLAQHGVDEIVCVSVNDAFVMEAWGRDQGVERVRLLPDGNGDLTRALGFLVDKRELGFGPRSWRYSMLVNDGVVQKLFVEKEVAGDPYDVSDADTMLRYLSQGAAPSPLDVAMLTKPGCTHCARARELLTGAGLRWQEVRSTPRLLRAMAGAATTPQIFVDGTRIGGADQLEQWLAKRAV, encoded by the coding sequence ATGGAGCCGATCCGCGAAGGCCAGCGCATCCCCGACCTCACGCTCCGGGTGCGCGAGAACGGGCAGTGGAAGGACGTCGCGACGCGCGAGCTCTTCGGCGGGCGCAACGTCGTCGTGTTCGGTCTCCCGGGCGCGTTCACGCCGACGTGCTCGACGTCGCACGTGCCCCGCTACGAAGAGCTCGCGGGAGACCTCGCGCAGCACGGCGTCGACGAGATCGTCTGCGTCTCGGTCAACGACGCGTTCGTGATGGAGGCGTGGGGCCGCGATCAGGGCGTCGAGCGCGTGCGCCTCCTGCCCGACGGCAACGGTGACCTCACGCGCGCGCTCGGCTTCCTCGTCGACAAGCGCGAGCTCGGCTTCGGCCCGCGCAGCTGGCGCTACTCGATGCTCGTGAACGACGGAGTCGTGCAGAAGCTCTTCGTCGAGAAGGAGGTCGCGGGCGATCCCTACGACGTCTCCGACGCGGACACGATGCTCCGCTATCTCTCGCAGGGCGCGGCGCCCTCACCGCTCGACGTCGCGATGCTCACGAAGCCCGGCTGCACCCACTGCGCTCGCGCGCGCGAGCTCCTCACGGGCGCGGGCCTGCGATGGCAGGAGGTGCGCAGCACGCCGCGCCTCCTGCGCGCGATGGCGGGCGCCGCGACGACCCCCCAGATCTTCGTCGACGGCACGCGCATCGGCGGCGCCGATCAGCTCGAGCAGTGGCTCGCGAAGCGCGCGGTGTAG
- a CDS encoding LysM peptidoglycan-binding domain-containing protein produces MTRSLRALSFVLLVSLVLLVSQEVARANFPAYVHVVRDGETLASIAQRYYGDPRRESVLVAENGLTTQGGSAIVVGLRLVVPTVNYHRVRAGETWAQIADRHYGDARRAYAIVEANPAVEGSQPPEGAELLIPYPLRHVADQRDTLNHVAQTYYGTTDGSRTLRRFNSLRTLRLSRGQVILVPLPDLVLSEEGRRIVAERTGVTPNDGEVRDRQALIGEQLPTLQEQVRVGRYTEAVSLGNRLLGAGELTGNQVVTIQRTLAIAYVALSREDLAVEAFREALERQPDLELDSRRTSPTVMRAFDQARAQRDAAGDGGASAADAGTAAP; encoded by the coding sequence ATGACGCGTTCGCTGCGCGCGCTCTCGTTCGTGCTGCTCGTGTCGCTCGTCCTGCTGGTCTCGCAGGAGGTCGCGCGCGCGAACTTCCCGGCGTACGTGCACGTCGTGCGCGACGGCGAGACCCTCGCGTCGATCGCCCAGCGCTACTACGGCGATCCGCGGCGCGAGAGCGTGCTGGTCGCGGAGAACGGGCTCACGACGCAGGGCGGCAGCGCGATCGTGGTCGGGCTGCGGCTCGTGGTGCCGACGGTGAACTACCACCGCGTGCGCGCCGGCGAGACCTGGGCGCAGATCGCGGACAGGCACTACGGCGACGCGCGGCGCGCGTACGCGATCGTCGAGGCGAACCCCGCGGTCGAAGGCTCGCAGCCGCCCGAGGGCGCCGAGCTGCTCATCCCCTACCCGCTGCGCCACGTCGCGGATCAGCGCGACACGCTGAACCACGTCGCGCAGACGTACTACGGCACCACCGACGGCTCGCGCACGCTGCGTCGCTTCAACTCGCTGCGCACGCTGCGCCTCTCGCGCGGTCAGGTGATCCTCGTGCCGCTGCCCGATCTCGTCCTCTCGGAGGAGGGTCGCCGCATCGTCGCGGAGCGCACCGGCGTGACGCCGAACGACGGCGAAGTGCGTGACCGCCAGGCGCTGATCGGCGAGCAGCTGCCGACGCTCCAGGAGCAGGTGCGCGTCGGTCGCTATACCGAGGCGGTCTCGCTCGGCAATCGACTGCTCGGCGCGGGCGAGCTCACGGGGAACCAGGTCGTCACGATCCAGCGCACGCTCGCGATCGCGTACGTGGCGCTCTCGCGCGAGGATCTCGCGGTCGAGGCGTTCCGCGAGGCGCTCGAGCGGCAGCCGGACCTCGAGCTCGACTCGCGTCGCACCTCGCCGACCGTGATGCGCGCGTTCGATCAGGCGCGCGCCCAGCGCGACGCGGCGGGCGACGGCGGCGCGAGCGCGGCGGACGCCGGCACCGCGGCGCCCTGA
- a CDS encoding LysR family transcriptional regulator, protein MVRYREGVNAKNRDDTLKHDETIRAPGLVQLPVFVEVARRRSFSAAARALGMSPSATSQAIARLEQELGVALLVRTTRSVNVTPAGERLLRDAGPALATAQTALATAQRGSDAPAGVLRLSVPRIACRVGLLPVLAEYARRFPAVRTEVVVDDASVDIVREGFDAGVRPKRALQADMTRVQLSGRLRMVVVASPRYLAARGRPSHPRELVEHACLTWRRADGGEHRWALRERGRALEVSVRGPTISDDVELFLAAAEEGMGLAYVAEPEAARAITEKRLVTVLDAFSVELDGLYLYYPHTARNEPKLRALVTCVRAVARLPGRTA, encoded by the coding sequence GTGGTGCGCTACCGTGAAGGCGTGAATGCGAAGAATCGGGATGACACTCTGAAGCACGACGAAACAATCCGTGCGCCGGGCCTCGTGCAGCTCCCGGTGTTCGTGGAGGTCGCGCGACGCCGCAGCTTCAGCGCCGCCGCGCGTGCGCTCGGCATGTCGCCCTCCGCGACGAGCCAGGCGATCGCACGACTCGAGCAGGAGCTCGGCGTCGCGCTGCTGGTGCGCACCACGCGCAGCGTGAACGTCACGCCCGCGGGCGAGCGCCTCTTGCGCGACGCGGGGCCGGCGCTCGCGACCGCACAGACCGCGCTCGCGACGGCGCAGCGCGGCAGTGACGCGCCCGCGGGCGTGCTGCGGCTGAGCGTTCCGCGCATCGCGTGCCGCGTCGGCTTGCTGCCCGTGCTCGCCGAGTACGCGCGGCGCTTCCCCGCGGTGCGCACCGAGGTCGTGGTCGACGACGCGAGCGTCGACATCGTGCGCGAAGGGTTCGACGCGGGGGTGCGCCCCAAGCGTGCGCTGCAGGCGGACATGACGCGCGTGCAGCTCAGCGGTCGGCTGCGCATGGTCGTCGTCGCATCGCCGCGCTACCTCGCGGCGCGCGGTCGGCCTTCGCACCCGCGCGAGCTCGTCGAGCACGCGTGCCTCACGTGGCGTCGTGCCGACGGCGGCGAGCATCGCTGGGCGCTGCGCGAGCGCGGTCGCGCGCTCGAGGTGAGTGTGCGCGGCCCGACGATCTCCGACGACGTCGAGCTGTTCCTCGCCGCCGCCGAAGAGGGCATGGGCCTCGCGTACGTCGCCGAGCCCGAGGCCGCGCGCGCCATCACCGAGAAGCGCCTGGTGACCGTGCTCGACGCGTTCTCGGTCGAGCTCGACGGGCTCTACCTCTACTACCCGCACACCGCGCGGAACGAGCCCAAGCTGCGGGCGCTCGTGACCTGCGTGCGCGCCGTGGCACGCCTGCCGGGTCGTACAGCTTGA
- a CDS encoding prolipoprotein diacylglyceryl transferase, translated as MHPILFEIPTPWGALPIYSYGVMLGTSMIVAWYVIMWLGEREGFERETLANTFIITAVSAIVGARALYILTNPDEFESIQDLVNLRGGGLVAYGGFLGGFFGALFYLRSQKRSLLAFADVAAPTLALGLALTRIGCYLYGCDYGARLEDDAPSWLRSLGTFPHWADGNGSPAWAHHVAQYDLAHDAAHSFPVHPTQIYESLAGFVLLGVTLFMWRRRSFRGEVLLALTMFYGVWRFAIEYVRDDPERGFAFGFSTSQLVSLALVPIAAFFYQQGKKAQQQSPVSVMRLGAPETYATPSKPARESAPSEELEAVPAPEAKKSGAKKKKSAKR; from the coding sequence ATGCATCCGATCCTGTTCGAGATCCCGACGCCCTGGGGGGCTCTGCCGATCTACTCGTACGGCGTGATGCTCGGGACCTCGATGATCGTCGCCTGGTACGTGATCATGTGGCTGGGCGAGCGCGAGGGCTTCGAGCGCGAGACGCTGGCGAACACGTTCATCATCACCGCGGTCTCGGCGATCGTCGGCGCGCGTGCGCTCTACATCCTCACGAATCCCGACGAATTCGAGTCGATCCAGGATCTCGTGAACCTGCGCGGCGGTGGGCTCGTCGCGTACGGCGGCTTCCTCGGCGGGTTCTTCGGCGCGCTCTTCTATCTGCGCTCGCAGAAGAGGTCGCTGCTCGCGTTCGCCGACGTCGCCGCGCCCACGCTCGCGCTCGGTCTCGCGCTCACGCGCATCGGCTGTTACCTCTACGGCTGCGACTACGGCGCGCGCCTCGAGGACGACGCGCCCTCGTGGCTGCGCTCGCTCGGCACCTTCCCGCACTGGGCCGACGGCAACGGCTCGCCCGCGTGGGCGCATCACGTCGCGCAGTACGATCTCGCGCACGACGCGGCGCACTCGTTCCCGGTGCACCCGACGCAGATCTACGAGTCCCTCGCGGGCTTCGTGCTGCTCGGCGTGACGCTCTTCATGTGGCGCCGTCGCTCGTTCCGCGGCGAGGTGCTGCTCGCGCTCACGATGTTCTACGGCGTGTGGCGCTTCGCGATCGAGTACGTGCGTGACGACCCGGAGCGCGGCTTCGCGTTCGGCTTCTCGACCTCGCAGCTCGTGTCGCTCGCGCTGGTGCCGATCGCCGCGTTCTTCTACCAGCAGGGCAAGAAGGCGCAGCAGCAGTCGCCCGTGTCGGTGATGCGCCTCGGCGCGCCCGAGACCTATGCGACCCCGAGCAAGCCCGCGCGCGAGAGCGCGCCGAGCGAGGAGCTCGAGGCCGTCCCTGCGCCCGAGGCGAAGAAGAGCGGCGCGAAGAAGAAGAAGAGCGCGAAGCGCTGA
- a CDS encoding dihydrolipoamide acetyltransferase family protein — translation MATVVMPPLGESVLEGTVGKWLVQEGQRVERDQPVVEILTDKTDSEIPAPASGLVVKLLVNEGDTVPIGARLLEIDESASGAVAAAAPAPAAAAPAAAAPVAAAPAAPAPVAEPASSGEPGRASPAVRKLAREMDVDLGSIEGTGQGGVITREDVLRASTPAAPPARPSAPAIAPPPPAPVAAPAPAAAPRTSPGVLAASGTAPAGLAEALRVLSGQSAFKVPPYQQLPGDKVVPFSRRRRIIADHMVYSKLASPHVVTFAECDLHKTSTLRDKHKDALKKEGVNLTFLAFVTAAVARALREYPVMNSRILEDAYVQHRDVNLGIAVETDEGLVVPVIRKADELRVRGIARAIDEIATKSRDGKLTPDDLAGKTFSISNPGRKGNLVGGAIISQPNVGILRIGEIKKRVVVVENDGQDTIAIHPVMYMALSYDHRVVDGVVANGFLFRVNELLEKGEFEI, via the coding sequence ATGGCGACGGTCGTGATGCCTCCGCTCGGCGAGAGCGTGCTCGAAGGGACCGTGGGAAAATGGCTGGTCCAGGAAGGCCAGCGGGTCGAGCGCGATCAGCCGGTCGTGGAGATCCTGACCGACAAGACCGACAGCGAGATCCCGGCGCCGGCGTCCGGCCTGGTCGTGAAGCTGTTGGTGAACGAGGGCGACACCGTGCCGATCGGCGCGCGCCTGCTCGAGATCGACGAGAGCGCGTCGGGCGCGGTCGCAGCCGCGGCTCCCGCGCCGGCCGCTGCCGCACCGGCCGCTGCCGCACCGGTCGCTGCCGCACCGGCCGCTCCGGCGCCGGTCGCCGAGCCGGCGAGCAGTGGTGAGCCCGGCCGTGCCTCGCCCGCGGTGCGCAAGCTGGCGCGCGAGATGGACGTGGACCTCGGCTCGATCGAGGGCACGGGTCAGGGTGGCGTGATCACGCGCGAGGACGTGCTCCGCGCGTCGACGCCTGCGGCCCCGCCGGCGCGTCCCTCGGCGCCCGCGATCGCGCCGCCGCCGCCCGCGCCCGTCGCCGCACCTGCGCCGGCCGCTGCACCGCGGACGTCGCCGGGTGTGCTCGCCGCGTCGGGAACCGCGCCCGCCGGCCTCGCCGAGGCGCTGCGCGTCCTCTCGGGCCAGAGCGCGTTCAAGGTGCCGCCCTACCAGCAGCTGCCGGGCGACAAGGTCGTCCCGTTCTCGCGCCGCCGCCGGATCATCGCGGACCACATGGTCTACTCGAAGCTCGCGTCGCCCCACGTGGTGACGTTCGCCGAGTGCGACCTGCACAAGACGTCGACGCTGCGTGACAAGCACAAGGACGCGCTGAAGAAGGAGGGCGTGAACCTCACGTTCCTCGCGTTCGTCACGGCGGCAGTGGCGCGCGCGCTGCGCGAGTACCCGGTGATGAACTCGCGCATCCTCGAGGACGCGTACGTGCAGCACCGCGACGTGAACCTCGGCATCGCGGTGGAGACCGACGAAGGGCTCGTGGTGCCGGTGATCCGCAAGGCGGACGAGCTGCGGGTGCGCGGCATCGCGCGAGCGATCGACGAGATCGCGACGAAGTCGCGCGACGGCAAGCTCACGCCGGACGATCTCGCGGGCAAGACGTTCTCGATCTCGAACCCGGGCCGCAAGGGCAACCTCGTCGGCGGCGCGATCATCTCGCAGCCGAACGTCGGCATCCTGCGCATCGGCGAGATCAAGAAGCGCGTGGTCGTCGTGGAGAACGACGGTCAGGACACGATCGCGATCCACCCCGTGATGTACATGGCGCTCTCGTACGATCACCGCGTGGTCGACGGAGTGGTCGCGAACGGGTTCCTGTTCCGCGTGAACGAGCTGCTCGAGAAGGGCGAGTTCGAGATCTGA
- a CDS encoding nuclear transport factor 2 family protein: MRALVALLGVLAGCAGTTTRPDALDRLAIREVLDRASDAINHHEWDRLETTFASQIVWERRSADAWRLEGRDAIRAFLTGNAEHIEVLLYAVSATSIELHDDTHATARSTMSEHIRVLETGATVHVVGTYTDELVREDGEWRIAHRTFVPRYEEDGPPPARLWSNGAPARSALDGIVGSTE, from the coding sequence GTGAGAGCGCTCGTGGCGCTGCTCGGTGTGCTCGCCGGATGTGCGGGCACGACGACGAGGCCCGACGCGCTGGACCGGCTCGCGATCCGCGAGGTGCTCGATCGCGCGAGCGACGCGATCAACCACCACGAGTGGGACCGCCTCGAGACGACGTTCGCGTCGCAGATCGTGTGGGAGCGACGCTCGGCCGATGCCTGGCGGCTCGAAGGACGCGACGCGATCCGCGCGTTCCTCACCGGCAACGCCGAGCACATCGAGGTCCTGCTCTACGCGGTGTCGGCCACGTCGATCGAGCTCCACGACGACACGCACGCGACCGCGCGCTCCACGATGAGCGAGCACATCCGCGTGCTCGAGACCGGCGCGACGGTGCACGTGGTGGGCACGTACACCGACGAGCTGGTGCGCGAGGACGGCGAGTGGCGCATCGCGCACCGGACGTTCGTGCCGCGCTACGAGGAGGACGGGCCACCGCCCGCGCGCCTCTGGTCGAACGGCGCGCCCGCGCGCTCGGCGCTCGACGGGATCGTGGGATCGACGGAATAG